The following proteins are co-located in the Bacillus oleivorans genome:
- the rsmB gene encoding 16S rRNA (cytosine(967)-C(5))-methyltransferase RsmB, with translation MTKPNVRFACLNLLTTIDKEQAYSNIVLQRELDKGDYSAKDKALLTEILYGTLQRKLSLDFFLEPFIKGKKVKGWVRWLLRLTLYQIVFLDKIPERAAIYEAVEIAKKRGNKSIAGFVNGVLRSVGREGIRDIKSIEDPVQRLAIETSHPVWLVKRWIAQWGMEETEKMCRENLMAPVQTARVNLNRVSREDALQKLKEEGFAAEPSPLLKEAIRMVKGSIVKSTLFQEGYVTIQDESSMLPAYALGVEDNMIILDACAAPGGKTTHIAEKLHQTGKVHSFDIHDHKVQLIKDNVNRLQLKNVEAEQGDSRQIQNRFADQTFDRILVDAPCSGFGVLKRKPEAKYEKEEKDILQLQKVQLEILNAVAQLLKQNGILVYSTCTIDMDENHETVRAFLQSQSDYVLDESVKSRVPDAFQPFVKEGELQLLPHTLNTDGFFVAAFRRR, from the coding sequence ATGACTAAACCGAATGTTCGTTTCGCTTGTTTAAATCTGCTGACAACTATTGATAAAGAACAAGCTTACAGTAATATTGTGCTGCAGCGGGAATTAGACAAAGGCGACTATTCAGCGAAAGATAAAGCATTGCTTACCGAAATTTTATATGGGACGCTCCAGCGGAAATTAAGCTTAGACTTCTTTTTAGAACCTTTTATTAAAGGGAAAAAAGTGAAAGGCTGGGTCCGCTGGCTCCTGCGTCTAACTTTGTACCAGATTGTCTTTTTAGATAAGATTCCGGAAAGAGCTGCAATTTATGAAGCAGTTGAAATTGCAAAGAAAAGAGGAAACAAATCCATTGCAGGATTTGTAAACGGGGTTTTGCGATCGGTTGGACGGGAAGGGATCAGGGATATCAAAAGTATTGAAGACCCTGTACAGAGACTCGCGATTGAAACAAGTCATCCGGTATGGCTTGTGAAAAGATGGATTGCTCAGTGGGGGATGGAAGAAACCGAGAAAATGTGCCGGGAAAATTTAATGGCTCCTGTTCAAACGGCACGGGTTAACCTTAATCGGGTTTCCCGTGAAGATGCTCTTCAAAAACTGAAAGAAGAAGGCTTTGCGGCTGAACCAAGCCCGCTGCTAAAAGAAGCGATCCGTATGGTCAAAGGGTCCATTGTAAAAAGTACTCTGTTTCAAGAAGGCTATGTCACGATCCAGGACGAAAGTTCGATGCTGCCCGCGTATGCTCTTGGCGTAGAAGACAATATGATTATTTTAGATGCCTGTGCAGCACCTGGCGGGAAAACCACCCATATTGCGGAAAAACTTCATCAGACAGGGAAGGTTCATTCTTTTGATATCCACGATCATAAAGTACAGCTAATCAAAGATAATGTAAATCGGCTTCAATTAAAAAATGTTGAGGCTGAGCAAGGGGATAGCAGGCAAATTCAAAATCGATTTGCCGATCAAACATTTGATCGAATTTTAGTGGATGCACCTTGTTCAGGATTTGGGGTTCTGAAACGAAAGCCAGAAGCGAAATACGAAAAAGAAGAAAAAGATATCCTTCAGCTGCAAAAAGTTCAATTAGAAATTTTAAACGCAGTTGCGCAACTTTTAAAACAAAATGGTATTCTAGTCTATAGTACTTGTACAATAGATATGGATGAAAACCACGAAACAGTAAGAGCATTTCTACAAAGTCAATCAGATTATGTTCTAGATGAATCAGTTAAAAGCAGAGTTCCGGATGCATTCCAGCCTTTTGTAAAAGAAGGCGAGCTTCAGTTACTCCCTCATACATTGAACACAGATGGATTTTTTGTAGCAGCATTTAGAAGAAGGTGA
- the rlmN gene encoding 23S rRNA (adenine(2503)-C(2))-methyltransferase RlmN, which produces MEQQTVEKKKKAGINPKPEKPSIYSLPFNELKIWVQEQGEKSFRAEQLYDWLYLKRVDDFDEMTNLPKSFRERLHASFTLTSLKTIIQQTSKDGTIKFLFELQDGYSIETVLMRHEYGNSICVTTQVGCRIGCTFCASTLGGLKRNLEAGEIVSQVLKVQKALDATNERVSHVVVMGIGEPFDNYESLLSFLKVINEDKGLNIGARHITVSTSGIIPKIYQFADENLQINFAISLHAPNTDLRSKLMPINRAYKLPDLMEAIKYYINKTGRRVSFEYGLFGGENDQVEHAEELAALVKGIKCHINLIPVNYVPERNYVRTPKEQIFQFEKVLKNHGINVTIRREQGHDIDAACGQLRAKERKEETR; this is translated from the coding sequence ATGGAACAGCAAACAGTTGAAAAAAAGAAAAAGGCTGGAATCAATCCTAAGCCCGAAAAACCATCGATTTATTCTCTTCCCTTTAATGAACTAAAAATATGGGTACAAGAACAAGGAGAAAAATCATTTCGTGCCGAACAATTATACGATTGGCTTTATCTCAAAAGGGTAGATGATTTCGATGAGATGACGAATCTGCCTAAATCGTTTAGAGAAAGGCTGCATGCTTCATTTACGTTGACAAGTTTAAAAACGATTATCCAACAGACATCAAAGGATGGAACGATTAAATTTTTATTTGAATTACAGGATGGATATTCGATTGAAACGGTCTTAATGAGACATGAATACGGAAATTCAATCTGTGTCACTACTCAAGTGGGCTGCCGCATTGGCTGTACGTTTTGTGCGTCGACGTTAGGCGGCTTGAAAAGGAATCTCGAAGCTGGCGAAATTGTTTCCCAGGTTCTAAAGGTGCAAAAAGCTTTAGATGCAACGAATGAACGGGTAAGTCATGTTGTGGTGATGGGAATTGGCGAGCCATTTGATAACTATGAGTCTCTTCTCTCTTTCCTAAAGGTCATTAACGAGGATAAAGGACTTAACATTGGTGCCAGACATATAACCGTTTCTACTTCAGGAATTATTCCCAAAATATATCAATTTGCAGATGAGAATTTACAAATCAATTTTGCCATCTCTCTGCACGCACCTAATACAGACTTAAGGTCTAAGTTAATGCCAATCAATCGTGCTTATAAATTGCCTGATTTGATGGAAGCAATTAAGTATTATATTAATAAAACCGGAAGACGAGTCAGTTTTGAATATGGGCTATTTGGCGGAGAAAATGATCAGGTTGAACATGCTGAAGAATTAGCAGCATTAGTTAAAGGAATTAAATGTCATATTAACTTAATTCCTGTAAACTATGTACCAGAAAGAAATTATGTTCGAACACCGAAAGAACAAATCTTTCAATTTGAAAAAGTCCTAAAAAATCATGGAATCAACGTTACCATTCGAAGAGAACAAGGACATGATATTGACGCAGCATGTGGACAGTTACGAGCGAAGGAGCGTAAAGAAGAGACGAGGTGA
- a CDS encoding Stp1/IreP family PP2C-type Ser/Thr phosphatase, producing MKAVFKTDRGRVRPHNEDNGGVFAAGNNLLLAVVADGMGGHRAGDVASKMAVQRLRELWEESVIDSHPEEAEKWLIDAIQTVNRHLYKHANQNEECQGMGTTMVAAVCNDSFATVANIGDSRCYIFNELGFSQFTEDHSLVNELVRTGQISKQDAEHHPRRNVIFRSLGTEEKVVVDVKTITFEQGDYLLLCSDGLSDKVSDLNLKQALESHEMLEEQAEQLITLANENGGEDNITIIIVKNDEEDLRSGELS from the coding sequence ATGAAAGCGGTATTTAAAACGGACCGTGGACGTGTAAGGCCTCATAACGAAGACAATGGGGGAGTATTTGCAGCGGGGAACAACCTCCTTTTAGCTGTAGTAGCTGATGGGATGGGAGGTCATCGTGCAGGTGATGTAGCCAGTAAAATGGCAGTTCAGCGGCTGCGGGAACTTTGGGAAGAGTCAGTCATTGATTCTCATCCTGAAGAAGCCGAAAAATGGTTAATTGATGCCATTCAAACCGTAAACAGGCATTTATATAAACACGCGAATCAGAATGAAGAGTGTCAAGGGATGGGGACAACAATGGTTGCTGCAGTTTGCAATGACTCTTTTGCTACTGTAGCCAACATCGGTGACAGCAGATGTTATATATTCAATGAATTAGGTTTCTCGCAGTTTACAGAAGACCATTCCTTAGTAAATGAACTTGTTCGGACCGGGCAAATTTCCAAACAGGATGCAGAACATCACCCAAGAAGAAATGTAATTTTCAGATCTCTGGGAACTGAAGAAAAGGTAGTCGTAGATGTGAAAACAATTACCTTTGAACAAGGTGATTATTTATTATTATGTTCTGACGGCCTTTCTGATAAGGTGTCCGATCTAAATTTAAAACAGGCGCTGGAATCTCACGAAATGCTGGAAGAGCAAGCTGAACAGCTAATTACACTGGCTAATGAAAACGGCGGGGAAGACAATATAACCATTATCATTGTGAAAAATGACGAAGAAGACTTACGGAGCGGGGAACTATCATGA
- the pknB gene encoding Stk1 family PASTA domain-containing Ser/Thr kinase, whose protein sequence is MIIGKRISGRYKIIQMIGGGGMANVYLAHDMILDRDVAIKILRMDFSDNENFIRRFHREAQSATSLAHPNIVSIYDVGEEDDIYYIVMEYVEGMTLKQYIQLHSPLSVHKVIEIMEQLASAIAHAHQNHIVHRDIKPQNILIDKHDVVKITDFGIAMAISATAITQTNSVLGTVHYLSPEQARGGMANKKSDIYSLGIVMFELLTGRLPFSGESAVSIALKHLQNETPSVKGLNPNIPQSVENIVLKATAKDPFHRYESAEELADDLKTALDPDRMNEKPFIVPKDGETTKAIPILKNNKQITNMDETIPRNDRSPQNPQKEPVKKKKKWPWVLGITLFFLLVGGLLAYAILPGMLAPDLIEVPEVSEKTVSEAMNELVSAGFKIGETEEIHDETIEEGLVVKTDPRAGTKLKKGSEIIIYESLGKETYKLPDYVGKQYESVRQVLEDKGFEDEDIEVIEEFSDQLEGTIIDQEPRADEEVIPGETILFFTVSKGPEKIELKDFTGYSQTELTTYANTHELILNITEEFDDEIPQGEVISQDPKPGTMVEKGTTINVVISKGKEEIPPKEETVEVTISYKVDEENQTNEPQLVQIYIEDMNHNITELAEEFEITKDTPHKITLLIPYGGKAVYQIRRDNEVILEETREYPAE, encoded by the coding sequence ATGATTATCGGAAAACGAATAAGCGGTCGTTATAAAATCATCCAGATGATTGGCGGCGGAGGCATGGCTAATGTTTATTTAGCTCATGACATGATTTTAGATCGCGATGTAGCCATTAAAATCTTGAGGATGGACTTTTCAGATAATGAGAATTTTATACGCCGTTTTCATAGAGAAGCTCAGTCAGCTACGAGTCTAGCTCATCCTAATATTGTCAGTATTTATGACGTAGGCGAAGAGGACGACATCTATTATATTGTGATGGAATATGTTGAAGGGATGACCTTAAAGCAATATATTCAGCTGCATTCTCCATTATCAGTTCATAAAGTCATAGAAATTATGGAACAATTAGCTTCTGCGATTGCCCATGCGCATCAGAATCATATTGTTCACCGTGATATTAAGCCTCAAAATATATTAATAGACAAACACGATGTTGTGAAAATAACGGACTTTGGCATTGCCATGGCTATAAGTGCAACGGCTATTACCCAAACAAACTCAGTACTGGGAACTGTTCATTATCTGTCTCCAGAGCAGGCAAGAGGCGGGATGGCCAATAAAAAATCGGATATATATTCTCTGGGGATTGTGATGTTTGAATTACTGACAGGAAGACTGCCGTTTTCAGGGGAATCAGCTGTTTCGATTGCATTAAAACATTTGCAAAATGAAACACCATCCGTTAAGGGTTTGAATCCGAATATTCCCCAAAGTGTGGAAAATATAGTGTTAAAGGCAACAGCAAAAGACCCTTTCCATCGGTATGAATCGGCTGAAGAGTTAGCGGATGATCTAAAAACCGCTTTAGACCCTGACAGAATGAATGAAAAACCTTTTATTGTGCCTAAAGACGGGGAAACAACGAAAGCAATTCCCATTTTAAAAAATAATAAACAGATTACTAACATGGATGAAACCATTCCCCGGAATGATCGGAGTCCGCAAAATCCTCAAAAGGAGCCAGTTAAGAAAAAGAAAAAATGGCCATGGGTGCTTGGTATTACTTTATTCTTTTTACTTGTAGGGGGCTTGCTGGCCTATGCAATTCTCCCAGGAATGTTAGCACCCGATCTAATCGAGGTTCCAGAAGTCTCAGAAAAAACCGTCAGTGAAGCTATGAATGAGCTTGTTTCAGCGGGCTTTAAAATTGGTGAAACTGAGGAGATTCATGATGAAACGATTGAGGAAGGTTTAGTTGTTAAGACCGATCCGCGTGCTGGTACAAAGTTGAAAAAAGGTTCAGAGATTATTATTTACGAGAGTTTGGGAAAAGAAACCTATAAGCTACCAGACTATGTCGGAAAGCAATATGAAAGTGTTCGTCAAGTGTTAGAGGACAAAGGATTCGAAGATGAAGATATTGAGGTTATCGAAGAATTTTCTGATCAGCTGGAAGGGACCATCATTGACCAGGAACCTCGTGCAGATGAAGAAGTCATCCCTGGAGAAACTATTCTTTTTTTTACTGTAAGTAAAGGTCCCGAAAAAATAGAATTAAAGGATTTCACGGGCTACTCTCAAACAGAGCTTACAACCTACGCCAATACTCATGAGCTTATTTTAAACATAACAGAAGAGTTTGATGATGAAATTCCACAAGGGGAAGTCATTTCACAAGATCCAAAGCCAGGCACAATGGTTGAGAAGGGTACGACAATAAATGTAGTAATTTCCAAAGGGAAAGAAGAAATTCCGCCTAAAGAAGAAACGGTTGAGGTCACGATTTCATATAAGGTGGACGAAGAAAATCAAACCAATGAACCGCAGCTTGTGCAAATATATATCGAAGATATGAATCATAATATTACGGAACTCGCTGAAGAATTTGAAATTACAAAAGACACGCCACATAAGATTACTTTACTTATTCCGTATGGAGGAAAAGCAGTATACCAAATTAGAAGAGATAATGAAGTCATTTTAGAAGAAACCCGTGAGTATCCGGCTGAATAA
- the rsgA gene encoding ribosome small subunit-dependent GTPase A, which translates to MPEGKIMKALSGFYYVASDDKIYQCRGRGVFRKNKVTPLVGDMVEFQAENELEGYILDVKERKNELVRPPISNVDQAIITFSCLEPSFNSVLLDRFLVLIESKQIHPVICITKIDLVDKSTQQELDQYAEDYRKIGYDWIVTSSKEKLGLDQLTPYLKEKTSVVAGQSGVGKSSLLNAINPKLELKTNDISAHLGRGKHTTRHVELLSIAEGFVADTPGFSSLEFDEIELDELSSCFPEFLSASESCKFRGCHHMNEPKCAVKLGVEQGDIPSYRYQHYLSFYQEIKDRKPRY; encoded by the coding sequence ATGCCTGAAGGTAAGATCATGAAAGCGTTAAGCGGATTTTATTATGTCGCTAGTGATGATAAAATCTATCAATGCAGGGGTCGGGGAGTGTTTAGAAAGAATAAGGTGACTCCTTTAGTTGGTGATATGGTCGAATTCCAGGCTGAAAATGAGTTGGAGGGCTATATTTTAGATGTGAAGGAACGAAAAAATGAATTAGTACGTCCTCCTATTTCAAATGTGGATCAGGCTATAATTACATTTTCATGTTTAGAGCCAAGTTTTAATTCTGTTTTGCTGGACCGGTTCCTAGTGTTAATTGAATCAAAACAGATTCATCCTGTAATATGTATTACCAAAATCGATTTAGTCGATAAAAGCACCCAGCAAGAACTTGACCAATATGCAGAGGATTACCGGAAAATAGGGTATGATTGGATTGTCACATCTTCTAAAGAAAAATTAGGACTAGATCAATTGACCCCTTATTTAAAAGAGAAGACAAGTGTGGTGGCAGGACAATCGGGTGTAGGAAAATCATCGCTTCTGAATGCGATTAATCCAAAACTGGAACTAAAAACGAATGATATCTCTGCCCATTTAGGCAGAGGGAAGCATACAACCCGACATGTCGAACTGCTTTCCATTGCGGAGGGGTTCGTAGCAGACACTCCAGGTTTTAGTTCGCTCGAGTTTGATGAAATCGAACTGGATGAGCTCTCATCATGCTTTCCAGAATTCTTGTCAGCGAGTGAATCCTGTAAATTTAGAGGCTGCCATCATATGAATGAGCCAAAATGTGCAGTTAAGCTAGGGGTTGAACAAGGAGATATCCCTTCCTATCGATATCAGCACTACCTATCCTTTTACCAGGAAATCAAAGATAGAAAGCCGAGGTACTAG
- the rpe gene encoding ribulose-phosphate 3-epimerase: MNAIKVAPSILSADFARLGEEVKALENLGADWIHVDVMDGHFVPNITMGPLVVEALKPITKLPLDVHLMIEHPESFLEQFVRAGADSISVHVETCTHLHRVVQSINQLGVKSGVVLNPATPIEMIQHVIDEVDFVLLMTVNPGFGGQPFIHQVLPKIKKLRDLAHSIGKELDIEVDGGITEETAQLCRDAGATILVAGSAIFGANDRRAAIHAIRGETSAIS, translated from the coding sequence ATGAATGCGATCAAAGTAGCTCCTTCGATTCTTTCAGCTGATTTTGCCAGGCTGGGTGAAGAAGTAAAAGCACTGGAAAACTTGGGAGCGGATTGGATTCATGTGGATGTCATGGATGGCCATTTTGTTCCAAATATAACAATGGGCCCTCTTGTAGTGGAAGCCCTTAAGCCGATTACAAAGCTTCCATTAGACGTACATCTCATGATCGAGCATCCAGAAAGCTTTTTAGAGCAATTTGTTCGGGCCGGAGCTGATTCCATTTCCGTGCATGTCGAGACTTGTACCCATCTTCACAGGGTAGTCCAATCAATCAATCAACTCGGCGTAAAAAGCGGGGTTGTTTTAAATCCGGCAACCCCTATCGAAATGATTCAGCATGTAATCGATGAGGTTGATTTTGTCTTATTAATGACAGTTAATCCGGGGTTTGGGGGACAGCCATTTATCCATCAGGTTTTGCCAAAAATTAAAAAACTGCGTGATCTGGCTCATTCAATCGGGAAAGAGCTGGATATTGAGGTGGATGGCGGCATTACCGAAGAGACTGCCCAGCTGTGCCGGGATGCGGGTGCCACTATTTTGGTTGCAGGGTCCGCCATTTTTGGGGCAAACGATCGCCGAGCAGCCATTCATGCAATTCGAGGAGAAACGTCAGCCATTAGCTGA
- a CDS encoding thiamine diphosphokinase, with protein MKLAIMAGGPIDHIPEKEELRNLPKDTKWIGIDRGVLTLFNYGIFPEIAVGDFDSVQEEEMKLIDQNVRYIETAQPEKDETDMELALNWAIQQNPSSLYIFGATGKRQDHQIANMYLLIKILEKLPQCQTEIRDRWNQISLYKPGTYQVEQTDFTYISFIPISEDILSLTLIGFKYELKNRHISFGSTLCISNELIEPIGTFSFNNGILMMIRSKD; from the coding sequence TTGAAGCTTGCGATCATGGCTGGCGGGCCGATTGATCATATTCCCGAAAAAGAAGAATTAAGGAATCTTCCAAAAGATACAAAATGGATTGGAATAGACCGGGGTGTGTTAACTTTATTTAATTACGGTATTTTTCCTGAAATAGCAGTTGGGGATTTTGATTCTGTCCAAGAGGAAGAAATGAAGCTAATTGACCAAAATGTACGTTATATCGAAACGGCCCAACCTGAAAAAGATGAAACCGATATGGAGCTTGCCCTAAATTGGGCAATCCAACAAAATCCTTCTTCCCTCTATATATTTGGAGCAACCGGGAAAAGACAAGACCATCAAATCGCTAATATGTATTTGCTTATAAAAATATTAGAGAAGCTTCCGCAGTGCCAGACGGAAATAAGGGACCGATGGAATCAAATTTCATTGTATAAACCCGGAACCTATCAGGTCGAACAAACAGATTTTACGTATATTTCATTCATCCCAATCTCAGAAGATATTCTTTCTCTCACACTTATAGGATTTAAATATGAACTAAAAAATAGGCATATTTCTTTTGGATCTACATTATGTATAAGTAATGAACTCATTGAACCTATTGGTACTTTTTCTTTTAATAATGGCATATTAATGATGATAAGGAGTAAGGATTAA
- the spoVM gene encoding stage V sporulation protein SpoVM, with product MKFYTIKLPKFLGGIIRAMLGTFKKN from the coding sequence ATGAAATTTTACACGATTAAGCTTCCGAAGTTTCTTGGCGGAATCATTAGAGCAATGCTGGGAACCTTCAAGAAAAATTAA
- the rpmB gene encoding 50S ribosomal protein L28: protein MPKKCVVTGKKASFGNARSHAMNANKRKWGANLQKVRILVNGKPKKVYVSARALKSGKVERV from the coding sequence ATGCCAAAAAAATGTGTAGTAACAGGTAAAAAGGCGAGCTTCGGCAATGCTCGTTCACATGCTATGAACGCAAACAAACGTAAATGGGGCGCGAATTTACAAAAGGTTCGTATCCTAGTTAACGGAAAACCTAAAAAGGTATATGTTTCTGCTCGTGCATTAAAATCAGGCAAAGTAGAACGCGTTTAA
- a CDS encoding Asp23/Gls24 family envelope stress response protein — MSIELKTKYGHIDISNEVIATIAGGAAVDCYGIVGMASKKQLKDGIAEILKKENFAKGIVVRQEGDQVHIDMYIIVSYGTKISEVAHNVQTKVKYTLNKTVGLEVDSVNIFVQGVRVLNP, encoded by the coding sequence ATGTCCATTGAGTTAAAAACGAAGTACGGTCATATCGATATATCCAACGAAGTCATTGCTACAATTGCAGGAGGAGCTGCAGTTGACTGCTATGGAATTGTTGGAATGGCTTCTAAAAAGCAATTAAAAGATGGGATCGCAGAAATTTTAAAAAAGGAAAATTTCGCGAAGGGAATCGTCGTGAGACAAGAAGGCGATCAAGTACATATTGATATGTATATTATAGTTAGCTACGGTACTAAAATTTCGGAAGTAGCACATAACGTACAAACAAAGGTGAAGTATACATTGAATAAAACGGTAGGACTTGAAGTCGACTCCGTTAATATCTTCGTGCAAGGTGTGCGCGTTTTGAACCCGTAG
- a CDS encoding DAK2 domain-containing protein — translation MTIKVLDGLRFAEMIRQGANHLSTNAKAVDALNVFPVPDGDTGTNMNLSMTSGAKEVKNNTQAHIGKVGQALSKGLLMGARGNSGVILSQLFRGFSKAIEQKETITARDFSHALEAGVETAYKAVMKPVEGTILTVAKDAAKKAVETAKTETDLIKVMEAVVKEAKASLARTPDLLPVLKEVGVVDSGGQGLVYVYEGFLAELKGEKLSDTPVEPSMNELVELEHHKSVQSHISTEDIEFGYCTEFMVRFEEDKVKAHPFKEDQFRLDLSRHGDSLLVIADDEIVKVHVHAEHPGEVLSYAQRYGNLINIKIENMREQHSNIVGNQTSPAKPEAKKEKIDFGIVTVAMGSGISELFRSIGAHAVIEGGQTMNPSTEDIVKAIQEVNAKQVIILPNNKNIVLAAEQAAEVVDIPVEVVKTKTVPQGLSALLAFNPTVSLEENKINMEEATEHVKTGQVTHSVRDTVIDGLELKTGDFMGIADGSIKVKSSEKQEAAIQLLKEMMDEDSEILTILVGEEATDEEVDQVVQFAEEHFEDVEIEVHQGNQPLYPFIFSIE, via the coding sequence GTGACAATTAAGGTGTTAGACGGATTAAGGTTTGCTGAAATGATCAGGCAAGGTGCAAATCATTTATCCACAAACGCTAAAGCAGTTGATGCATTAAATGTGTTCCCGGTACCTGATGGGGATACGGGGACTAACATGAATTTATCGATGACTTCAGGCGCTAAAGAAGTCAAAAATAACACCCAAGCACATATTGGCAAAGTAGGTCAGGCTTTGTCTAAAGGCTTACTCATGGGTGCAAGAGGGAATTCAGGTGTGATTCTTTCCCAATTATTCAGAGGCTTTTCTAAGGCGATTGAGCAGAAGGAAACCATTACTGCTCGAGATTTTTCGCATGCTCTTGAAGCTGGTGTAGAAACCGCTTACAAGGCGGTTATGAAGCCTGTTGAAGGAACGATCCTTACCGTTGCAAAAGATGCTGCCAAAAAAGCAGTCGAAACAGCCAAAACGGAAACAGACCTGATTAAAGTTATGGAAGCAGTAGTCAAGGAAGCAAAAGCTTCATTAGCGCGCACTCCTGATTTACTGCCTGTTTTAAAAGAAGTTGGCGTTGTAGACAGCGGCGGTCAAGGTCTTGTTTATGTGTATGAAGGCTTCTTAGCAGAGCTTAAAGGCGAAAAGCTGTCTGATACGCCGGTCGAACCGTCAATGAATGAATTGGTAGAGCTCGAACATCATAAAAGTGTTCAAAGCCATATTTCTACTGAAGATATTGAATTTGGTTATTGTACGGAATTCATGGTGCGCTTTGAAGAGGATAAAGTAAAAGCCCATCCGTTTAAAGAAGACCAATTCCGATTAGATCTAAGCCGCCACGGGGATTCCCTTCTAGTTATCGCAGATGATGAAATTGTGAAGGTTCACGTCCATGCTGAGCATCCTGGAGAAGTATTATCTTATGCCCAGCGGTATGGAAATCTTATCAATATTAAAATAGAAAATATGAGAGAGCAGCATTCAAATATTGTTGGGAATCAAACATCTCCAGCAAAGCCTGAAGCCAAAAAAGAAAAAATCGATTTCGGAATTGTAACAGTGGCAATGGGATCTGGAATCTCTGAGCTCTTTAGAAGTATTGGAGCACACGCCGTTATTGAAGGCGGCCAAACGATGAACCCGAGTACCGAGGATATTGTTAAAGCTATTCAAGAAGTTAATGCAAAACAAGTAATCATTTTGCCAAATAATAAAAACATCGTCCTAGCCGCTGAACAAGCGGCAGAGGTTGTTGATATTCCGGTTGAAGTCGTTAAAACCAAAACTGTTCCGCAAGGATTATCTGCTTTGCTTGCTTTCAACCCTACTGTCTCATTGGAAGAAAACAAGATCAATATGGAAGAAGCAACAGAACACGTAAAAACTGGACAAGTGACGCATTCAGTCCGAGATACAGTCATCGACGGTCTTGAGTTAAAGACAGGAGATTTCATGGGGATTGCAGATGGAAGCATAAAAGTAAAATCTTCCGAAAAACAGGAAGCAGCCATTCAGCTTTTAAAAGAGATGATGGATGAGGACTCTGAAATTTTAACGATCCTAGTTGGGGAAGAGGCAACTGATGAAGAGGTTGACCAAGTCGTTCAGTTTGCAGAAGAACATTTTGAAGATGTAGAAATTGAAGTTCATCAGGGCAATCAGCCGTTATATCCATTTATTTTTTCAATAGAATAA
- the sdaAB gene encoding L-serine ammonia-lyase, iron-sulfur-dependent subunit beta: MKYKSVFDIIGPVMIGPSSSHTAGAARIGRMARSLFGREPKWVNIYLYGSFAQTYKGHGTDVAIVGGLLDFDTFDERIIESIKIAEHNGMEIKFIEEEAIMDHPNTAKIHLGDDEGELEIVGISIGGGKIEITEINGFDLRITGHDPAIIVLHHDRFGVIANVSNVLARHEINIGHMDVSRKEKGKLALMTIEVDQFIEDPVLDEISKLPNVLKVTRIVD, from the coding sequence ATGAAATACAAAAGTGTTTTTGATATCATTGGACCTGTTATGATAGGGCCATCTAGCTCACATACAGCTGGAGCTGCCAGAATCGGCAGAATGGCCAGAAGTTTATTTGGCCGTGAGCCTAAATGGGTAAATATTTATTTATATGGATCTTTTGCTCAAACCTATAAAGGTCATGGAACAGATGTGGCGATTGTAGGAGGATTGCTAGATTTCGATACCTTTGATGAACGGATTATTGAATCAATAAAAATAGCAGAGCATAACGGGATGGAAATCAAGTTTATCGAAGAAGAGGCAATCATGGATCATCCAAATACAGCAAAAATCCATCTTGGGGACGATGAAGGGGAATTAGAGATTGTGGGAATTTCGATTGGCGGCGGCAAAATCGAGATTACTGAAATAAATGGATTCGACCTAAGAATAACAGGGCACGATCCCGCCATTATCGTTTTGCATCATGACCGATTCGGTGTGATTGCAAACGTATCTAATGTTCTCGCAAGGCATGAAATCAATATTGGCCATATGGATGTTTCACGAAAAGAAAAAGGGAAGCTAGCCTTAATGACGATTGAAGTGGATCAATTCATAGAGGACCCTGTTCTTGATGAAATATCTAAGCTTCCCAACGTCTTGAAAGTCACTAGAATTGTGGACTAA